Proteins encoded together in one Myxocyprinus asiaticus isolate MX2 ecotype Aquarium Trade chromosome 21, UBuf_Myxa_2, whole genome shotgun sequence window:
- the LOC127411961 gene encoding zinc transporter 10-like — protein MGRYSGKTCRLILMLVITVIFFVAEIVAGYMGNSIALVSDSFNMLSDILSLCVGLTAARVARRAGSGRCTYGLGRAEVVGALANAVFLAALCFSISVEALKRLARPEPIDDPTLVLIVGSLGLAVNVLGLLIFTDCRWLCATREKNAKDASEQRDAEEAGRLSQQSTSPDHEEKSANDGPPLNIRGVLLHVLNDALGSVVVVVASALFYVWPLTPESPCNWQCYVDPSLTLIMVAIIMSSAVPLVKETAGILLQMSPVDLPFSTILENVCKLAGVMSVHEAHVWELAKGRNVASLHVKVSPDLHDPCWETSGLHRQILEVFHCAGVHSVTLQFECSEGEQDTGHCNTPCLSPACRKLSCCPGRVASVCHGNPSSPSGDVTVDVLESRNTLLREKEGKHTESTKF, from the exons ATGGGACGGTACAGCGGCAAAACGTGTCGGCTGATTCTGATGCTCGTCATCACCGTGATCTTTTTCGTGGCGGAGATCGTGGCGGGATACATGGGCAACTCCATCGCGCTGGTGTCGGACTCCTTCAACATGCTGTCGGACATTCTGTCGCTGTGCGTCGGGCTGACGGCGGCGCGGGTGGCGCGACGCGCCGGATCAGGACGCTGCACGTACGGGCTGGGTCGCGCGGAGGTGGTCGGCGCGTTGGCCAACGCCGTGTTTCTGGCCGCTCTCTGTTTCTCCATCTCCGTGGAGGCGCTCAAGAGACTCGCCCGGCCGGAGCCGATCGATGACCCGACGCTGGTTCTGATCGTGGGCTCGTTGGGTCTGGCGGTCAATGTGCTCGGGCTGCTGATCTTCACGGACTGCCGGTGGTTGTGCGCGACGCGAGAGAAGAACGCCAAAGACGCTTCCGAGCAACGCGACGCAGAAGAAGCAG GCAGACTGTCCCAGCAGAGCACTTCTCCTGACCACGAGGAAAAGTCTGCGAATGATGGACCTCCTCTGAACATCAGAG GTGTCCTGCTGCATGTGTTGAATGACGCTCTGGGCTCAGTGGTGGTGGTCGTGGCTTCAGCGTTGTTCTACGTGTGGCCTTTGACCCCTGAGAGTCCGTGTAACTGGCAGTGTTACGTGGATCCCAGTCTGACGCTCATCATGGTGGCCATTATCATGTCTTCAGCCGTTCCGCTGGTGAAAGAAACTGCAGGAATCCTGCTGCAAATGAGTCCTGTCGACCTGCCATTCAGCACCATCT TGGAGAACGTGTGCAAACTGGCCGGTGTCATGAGTGTTCATGAGGCTCATGTGTGGGAGTTGGCTAAAGGCCGGAATGTTGCGTCCCTGCATGTCAAAGTCTCCCCTGACCTTCACGATCCGTGTTGGGAAACATCAGGCCTTCACAGACAGATACTGGAGGTGTTTCACTGCGCCGGCGTTCACAGCGTGACGCTTCAGTTTGAGTGCAGTGAAGGAGAGCAGGACACGGGTCACTGTAACACCCCCTGTCTGTCACCAGCGTGTAGGAAGCTGTCGTGCTGTCCCGGCAGAGTGGCGTCTGTTTGTCACGGAAACCCCTCCTCGCCCTCTGGAGATGTTACTGTTGACGTGCTCGAGAGCAGAAACACACtgctgagagagaaagagggcaAACACACTGAGAGCACCAAATTTTAA
- the LOC127412003 gene encoding protein yippee-like 5 — MGRIFLDHIGGTRLFSCANCDTILTNRSELISTRFTGATGRAFLFNKVVNLQYSEVQDRVMLTGRHMVRDVSCKNCNSKLGWIYEFATEDSQRYKEGRVILERALVRESEGFEEHVPSDAS; from the exons ATGGGTCGCATCTTTCTTGATCATATTGGCGGGACACGCCTCTTTTCCTGTGCCAACTGTGACACCATCCTGACCAACCGCTCGGAGCTCATATCCACCCGCTTCACGGGTGCCACCGGCCGAGCATTCCTCTTCAACAag gtggtgaatctgcagtACAGTGAAGTTCAAGATCGTGTGATGTTGACGGGCAGACACATGGTACGTGACGTCAGCTGTAAAAACTGCAACAGTAAGCTGGGCTGGATCTACGAGTTCGCCACTGAGGACAGTCAGCGCTATAAAGAGGGCCGTGTGATCCTGGAGAGGGCGCTCGTGAGGGAGAGCGAGGGCTTCGAGGAGCACGTCCCGTCTGACGCGTCCTGA